Genomic segment of Methanolobus mangrovi:
GACAAGGAGAGGAACATCTGGGCAAATTACAGGGTTGACAGGGACAAGTGGCTGCCTGATGATATCAGGGCAAAGATCAAGGACAAGGCCGAGATCGCATACTTTGCAGGATGTACCGCATCTTTTGTGGAAAAGGATGTTGCAGAGGGTACGGTCCGGCTGCTTGATGAAGCTGGAATAGATTTCGCATACCTTGGTGACAAGGAAGCATGTTGTGGAATTCCAATGCTCGTTGCCGGAAAGTGGGATGTATTCGAGAGAATCCTGAAAATGAACATCGCCAACATGCAGAAACTTGGCGCAAAGACGGTTGTTACATCATGTCCTGCATGTCTGCTTATGTGGAGAACTATCTATCCACAGTGGGCTGAGAAACTTGGAATGGACTTTGACATTGAGGCAAAACACTATTCAGAAGTCCTGCTGGATAAACTGGATGTATTGAAGCCAAAGTTCAAGGTACCAATTAACAAGACCATTGCATGGCATGATTCATGTCACCTGGGAAGAGCCGGTGCAGGCGTCTACGAGCCACCACGAGAATTGCTCAAAGCAATCCCGGGAGTAACGTTCAAGGAGATGGAACACAACCGTGAGAAAGCACTCTGTTGTGGTTCAGTTGTAACCCTTATCGATGAGCCGAAAGTAGCAAGCAAGATAGGTAATACCCGTTTGCAGGAAGCTGTTGACCAGGATGCTGACATCATGGCTGCACTCTGTCCGTGCTGTCTTGTTCAGTTCAGGGTCGCTGCAAGGGATAATAATGTAGATATGAAGGTAGAGGACCTTGCAGCACTTGCAGCACGCAGTCTTGGATATGACATACCGGAAACTACAACTGATGCTCTTGTTGCATGGGCGACCTTCGAAAAGATGATAGAGCTGATGGAGCCGGAGAACATGACCGAGATGATGGTGGAACTCCTGCCTGACATGATCGGAGCCATGCCTTCATACATGCAGGCCATGATGAAGACGGTGAAGTACGTACCGGGCATGGATGTACTCATGAAACCCATGATGCCGATAATGATGCCTATGCTCATGCCTTCAATTATGCCAAAGGTCATGCCAAAGATGCTCAAGGCTGTTGAAAAGAGAGTCCCAATGCCGGATTATATGCTCGAGCAGATGCCAGACCTCATGCCGGCTGCAATGGGCAATCTTTTGCCGAACATGCTTCCGCAGCTCATACCTCTGCTGACACCGAAGATGATCGAGTATATCAAGACGAACTGAAGATTTAGATTTGTTTGACATTGCTTGAGGGCAGTGTCAATTTTTTTTTATTTCAGAAAGGTATTAATATATAATATGTAGGTATATTTTAAATTATGGATTCTCAAAATAATATTGAAGAGTGGTTAACATTAGCGGAAGAAGCTCTGACTTTGAATGAGCAAATCGAATGCTATGAGAAAGCATTAGCCATTAAGCCGGATAATATTGATATATGGATCAAAAAAATAAATCGTATTTGCGATATATGCCCCACTCCTTATGATATAATGTCTAATAATATTGATTTGGAAAAATCAATCTCAAATAAATGCAACAAAGAGAAAATTACTATAGAAGAATTTGAACTTTTGTTTATCAAAGCTAAAATATATGACACTTATGGCAAATATGATGAATCTGTGGAAACTTTTGATAGAGCATTGAATATATCACCAGATATTATAAAATTGTCGTGCAGCCAAATAATAGAAAGTTTCGACAATGTTCAATTAGAATTAGTTGATATAGCATTAGAACTCAAACCAAACGATACAGACTTATTAATAGATAAAGCTTGGTTGACTTTTGGTTGCCAATCGCAAGTTGACGAAGGTATAGAATATTTTAATAAAGCAGTAGCAATAAAGCCAAATGATGATTACATATTGAAGAGTAAAGCATCTTATTTAAACCATATGCGGAGATATAATGAAGCATTGGAAACTGTTGATCTTGCATTAGCTATAAAACCAGAAGATACTGTATTGTTAAGTGATAAAGCTTGTTATCTCAACAATTTAAGCAAATATGATGAAGCATTGGAAACTGTTGATCTTGCGTTAGCTATAAAACCAGAAGATACTGAATTGTTAATGAACAAAATTTGCTATCTCATCAATTTAAGAAGGTATGATGATTTATTGAAAAATATTAAGAGAGTCGATACAAGTTCAGAAAACATTAACCATTTAATTGAAAAAATAAGAACGCCTCAGTTTGGTAGCCCAGCTGATTCACCTATAATTTGTTCAGAAACTTATTCAGCATTTTATGATATAGGCACTGAATACTTTGAAAATAATAATTTAGAAAAAGCATTTAATTACTTTAATTATGCATCAAAAATAAAGCCTGATGATGCAGATATTTGGATTAAAAAAGGCGATTCAAAGTATAGAAATGGAAACTATGGACAAGCACGCATACAATACAATAAAGCAACAAAAGTTGATCCGAAAAATGCTGAAGCATTGTACAAAAAAGGTTTATCTTTGGATAAAAAAGGGGAAATTGAAGAAGCAAAAGAATGCATCGATAAAGCTTTAAAAATCAATCCAAATTATACCCTTGACCATGATTTAGACTATGAGATTTTTCCGTCAAACAAAAGTCCTCAAGCTCTCCACAATATTGGGACAAAACAACATAAAGAATTAGACCACCATCTTGAAAAGAAGCAAAAAACAAGAAGTGTTTGGAATAACATAAGTTATAATATTGTTGAAGCTGATGAGGGAGAAGAGGATAGAAGAGAAGTTACTTTTAGGAAACGAAATTCGACACTTATTAAGAATAAGAAGTCAGATTCAGATTATCGATGTGAAGTATGCGGAATCAGTTATGAAGATGTGTACGGCGAGATTGGAAAGAATTACATCATTGCCCATCATATAGAACCAATAGGAAATAGGGAAGGTTCATCCAAAACAACGCATGATGATATTGCTCTTTTATGCTCAAATTGCCACAATATGGTTCACAGAACAAACCCCCCAATGACTGTAGAAGAATTACGCAGTCTAATACAGAACATTTAATAGAAAAGAAGAATAAAAGGCTTTGAGCCTTTATTCTTAAAATTTACTTCTTAATTGGTTGGTCAGGCGTTACACCATAGTATTCTGTTCTTGCCTTGCCCCATGGACAACCTTTCGCGCCAAAAATCTTGAGTTCAATGTTCTGGATAGCTTTGAAAAAGCCATTGCCGGCACGTGCACCTTTACATACAAGACAGTAGTTCTCACAGAATACAGGAGCTTTTTTCTGGTCTGCCATAAATTATCCCCTCCGTTTGTTTCTCAGTTGTTTAGACTCGTCTGACGTTTTTTCCAGATAAAGATAAGAAAGACAGGTTATTATAATTTTGCCTGTATTTCCTTTGCAAATTCCTTAGCTTTCTGTACGCGTGATGCATCAGGCTGTCCTTTTGTGGATGGGCCCATCTCACCGAATGCTTTCATCTGCGGGTCGTCTGCCTTTAACAGCATGTCGATAACAGGCTGTGCAAGCTCACCCTGACAGTCAAATGTGCCAAGTATGTTTGCACCTTCTGCAGCCTGTGAAGCGGAACCGGTCCAGGAGTGGATAGCTTCGAATCCTTCAGGAACTGCATGGGTCATGAATATGGCTACATTCTTGCCGGATGTTTTCTCTGATAAAAAGGACTTTACCTTTGGCGGGACATCGAACTGTAGAACGGGGAAACCTATGAATGCAAGGTCATATCCTTCAAGGTCCGTGACCTCACCTATTGGTTTGATCTCCTTTTCCCCTTCAAGTTCTCCGTAAATGGCTTCTGCGATCTTCTGTGTGTTTCCGGTCTGGGTCATATATGTAACAAGTGTCTTCATATGGATACCTCTGTTTTTTGATAATTTAGTTTATCCACTATAGATTTATATAGATAAGCGTCAGGAAACTGTAGTTAATTGGAAGAGATACAAAAAAATGACCTTAAGTAGTCAATTCACCTGACATTTCAGGCAAGTAACTCTATTATGAAGGGATTTTGCTAAAAAATCAAAAGGGAATAAACCAAAACCCCGAAGGATTTTGGCACTAACTGAAAAAGAAAAAGGGTTAAGCTGAAGCTACCTTTTCAGCTTTAGCATCTACGGCTTCAACTACTTCAGCATCTTCTCTTGTCAGAGCTGCAATCAGACATCCTCTTGCAATGGAATATATAGGGTCTTTAGAGTCTGATAAAACATATTTGTTCTTCTTTACTTTGGAGATATTGATAGGAAGATTTGCTTCATTGATCCTCATTTCAAACATTTCCATGAATCCTCTTGCCCGGCTGCTGCCACCTGCGATAGCAACTGGGAATTCTGCATCCGGAGGAGCTACTTCGGAGAGTTTTCGTTTCAGGTTTGCAATAATATACGTTATTAGAGCATCGTAGTAGAGGGCAAGTGCACCCTGGACACTTCCAATCTCATAATCTGAGCTTAATGAAAAGTCACTTTCTTTTATTGCAGTTATCCTTTCATTTGCTACTCCGGTGGCACTGGATACCTGTTCATCGATCCAGTCTCCGCCTCTTGCAATGCTGAATGAGACTACAGGAGTTGCAAGATAGGCAACTGTTATGTTTGTCATGCCTGCTCCTACACTAATACCGATACCTGTAAAATTGAAGTCACCAAGCTCGGAAAATACAACTGCCAAACCTTCATCGATCAAATGGGTCTGATAACCGAATCTTTTTGCCAGAGCTTCAACGGTTTTGCTGTGATACAGTACGTTGACCTTGCTGTCAACAGGACTTGCAGGAACAGAAATGTATACTATCTCTCCTTCTTTTTCAGGCTTACCTAATACTCTCTCAATGATCAGTTTGATCATCGGAATGGATTCTTTCTCGTCAGGACTGATAATACCCTGTTTCATTGGCCTTCTAATTGGCTTGTTGAATACATTTGAAAACTTGAAAGCATCTTCCCCAAGTACATTGATCATGTTATCCTTCTGGGTGTATAGTATCTTGGCACTGTCCAGCATGTTTTGCGCCAGGTCCCCTGCTTCCATTTCCAAAAATGCATTTCTTTGCTGTGCAAATGAGATAGAATCTCCTTTTCCTTTCTCTGCACTTATTATGTTCATTGTTCCAACATCAAGTCCTTTTGCCATGTTTTATCTCCTGATTGAATTAAATTTAACTTTAAG
This window contains:
- a CDS encoding tetratricopeptide repeat protein, which encodes MDSQNNIEEWLTLAEEALTLNEQIECYEKALAIKPDNIDIWIKKINRICDICPTPYDIMSNNIDLEKSISNKCNKEKITIEEFELLFIKAKIYDTYGKYDESVETFDRALNISPDIIKLSCSQIIESFDNVQLELVDIALELKPNDTDLLIDKAWLTFGCQSQVDEGIEYFNKAVAIKPNDDYILKSKASYLNHMRRYNEALETVDLALAIKPEDTVLLSDKACYLNNLSKYDEALETVDLALAIKPEDTELLMNKICYLINLRRYDDLLKNIKRVDTSSENINHLIEKIRTPQFGSPADSPIICSETYSAFYDIGTEYFENNNLEKAFNYFNYASKIKPDDADIWIKKGDSKYRNGNYGQARIQYNKATKVDPKNAEALYKKGLSLDKKGEIEEAKECIDKALKINPNYTLDHDLDYEIFPSNKSPQALHNIGTKQHKELDHHLEKKQKTRSVWNNISYNIVEADEGEEDRREVTFRKRNSTLIKNKKSDSDYRCEVCGISYEDVYGEIGKNYIIAHHIEPIGNREGSSKTTHDDIALLCSNCHNMVHRTNPPMTVEELRSLIQNI
- a CDS encoding flavodoxin family protein; the protein is MKTLVTYMTQTGNTQKIAEAIYGELEGEKEIKPIGEVTDLEGYDLAFIGFPVLQFDVPPKVKSFLSEKTSGKNVAIFMTHAVPEGFEAIHSWTGSASQAAEGANILGTFDCQGELAQPVIDMLLKADDPQMKAFGEMGPSTKGQPDASRVQKAKEFAKEIQAKL
- a CDS encoding disk-shape morphogenesis protein volactin, producing the protein MAKGLDVGTMNIISAEKGKGDSISFAQQRNAFLEMEAGDLAQNMLDSAKILYTQKDNMINVLGEDAFKFSNVFNKPIRRPMKQGIISPDEKESIPMIKLIIERVLGKPEKEGEIVYISVPASPVDSKVNVLYHSKTVEALAKRFGYQTHLIDEGLAVVFSELGDFNFTGIGISVGAGMTNITVAYLATPVVSFSIARGGDWIDEQVSSATGVANERITAIKESDFSLSSDYEIGSVQGALALYYDALITYIIANLKRKLSEVAPPDAEFPVAIAGGSSRARGFMEMFEMRINEANLPINISKVKKNKYVLSDSKDPIYSIARGCLIAALTREDAEVVEAVDAKAEKVASA